The Lewinellaceae bacterium genome has a segment encoding these proteins:
- a CDS encoding gliding motility-associated C-terminal domain-containing protein: protein MNLQKIFLFIPVFVFLAVSRPVFGQCPTIEAIMVNGCAAFESDGEFMIINTQGTGINVDDLTVDFYSNTTDVNGDIGTTEFCQFMTPPLNAALAGCPNVISVGPGDFIPPNSIVVIMTSTGGNASEYDWTPLCGSGETVYLLQNNCDRTAGAFKDSNAPGETRTTTITIPGCTNSLIYEPDVNSGADGDYILPCTPGPLCPDGVEYGNNGCVVPPVTVPCTPNVITDLPNTTQCDAYVLPAITGSNLSGNEAYYTGPGGTGTQYNAGATISSSITLFMYDATSTCSDEESFSITINSSPVAITPTLSVNICVTIIPPAIVSENISAVENEITGGNGALNVNWYTQPNGTIPINFANALDVLDLLPSPATIYATVDDGTCESAPVPVIANLSTPPGATSVSTTECDEGGGVATFDLTALENNIDGNGNTVNFYTNMAATNLIANPGNYSTTATTVYAVVTNSGGCTSNPVAVNLNVSPPLTADISVSPATGCGSTDVTVTFAISGPSTYDITVSYGNAMSGYTNQTVNVGNGGSFTTTITETSTFVIVAAAFPAGGCPFTFPTSPDEVMIDAGPDIAAISDVNSCGGYTLPAIPYNSNPTGNGAYYTGPNATGTQYNPGAVINNTIQLYAFDGTLPDCFDEVPFTITITQPPSLQLTGTAEVCAGGSFDLSSVVTDAAGSGIPISFHSNTPPNAGNQLPSSTVSPAGNTTYYAFADGGTGCQSTLAIPVTILPLPGANLAALSACDEGGNTATFNLTSLNNTVNGGTGFSVTWFQNMTLSNPINNPSAFSGPATTVYASVNNGSCNSPAAAVSLTVLPAPVANPAGPLEACDNGSGQATFDLTQLNNTINGGSGATVNWFSDPGTNNAIGNPAAFLSGATTVYANIFDGTCTSTPQPVTLTILSAPSAFDYVIEACGAPNAFFDLTTFAVTNAVNGGSGATVNWYTNPAGTNPLFDPSNYVTTFTTIVYATATLNGCVSATAQVTLSVTQAPSATAASLADCDNGSGQGTFNLYSLNNTVNNGSGLIVNYYSDAAANNLINNANNYVSGNATVYAQVQDANCPSEIVPITLTLQPGPTANNQSLSSCNTGNGLGIFDLTSIEFGVSSGTGNVNWYTSLNPLTPVSNDQAYLSGNGQVFAVVDNGTCSNQATITLTVTPGPNVSIVLAQPVDCFGESSAALDVTVTNGVPSFNFDWNVGSLDGTEDPSNLAAGIYNLTVTDGNACIGTAGITITEPNELSVSCNELAPVSVPGGNDGQGTVNITGGTLPYLIEWTGPVAGNQTSNAEGQSIINNLEAGNYSITITDDNDCTTTCNFTINEPGCDLSLDIMGINPLCAGDTTGIIDLTIIGGTSPYDINWSVDSLDGLEDLVNLLAGNYSVTVTDGNGCTANTSVVISAPAALMMSCSQQSPVSAPGGSDGVASIDFSGGTAGYTIEWTGPVSGNQPETMAGSIQINGLPTGDYSITLTDANGCATSCDFSISEISCDLSLDIMGIDPLCAGDTTGIVDLTIIGGTSPYDINWSVDSLDGLEDLVNLLAGNYSVTVTDGNGCTADTSITISAPEALGLSCSQQNPVTAPGGTDGVASIEYSGGTSGYTLAWSGPVSGSQNEAMAGIVTLNGLPAGNYAITLTDANGCSATCDFTIIETNCDLALDIMGINPLCAGDTTGVVDLTIIGGTSPYDINWSVDSLDGLEDLVNLLAGNYSVTVTDGNGCTADTSIVISAPEVLMISCSVQTPVSATGASDGVAMVDFSGGTEGYTLEWSGPVSGSQNETMAGSIQISGLSSGDYSITLTDANGCATTCNFTMNDPGCNMALQIMGFDASCPGEADGRIEMIVYDGAQPLTFDWSDNTLDGIGEPFDIPAGDYMVTVTDGNGCQASTSITLENIFTSPTISISSGGSICEGDCYEFSVSMTGQAPYVVTYNLNDGVNSSPFSFTTHNPDTLIQICPADFNLTGTLVDFTIENIADANCSSQPGLIESIIILLQTSSDFVAQICPDESMTINGNIYDINHPSGTETLIGANANGCDSIVNVNLSFFTLPVFDLNQTLCEGESIIVNGTTYDQNLPSGTETLTGLAANGCDSIINVTLQFMAAPVFNLNQTLCEGESLVVNGTTYDQNTPTGTETLTGLAANGCDSIINVTLNFLTAPVFDLNQSLCEGEFIIVNGTTYDQNLPAGTETLPGLAANGCDSIINVTLNFLTAPVFDLNQSLCEGESIIVNGTTYDQNLPAGTETLPGLAANGCDSIINVTLNFLTASVFDLNQSLCEGESIIVNGTTYDQNLPAGTETLPGLAANGCDSIINVTLNFLTAPVFDLNQTLCEGESIIVNGTTYDQNTPSGTETLTGLAANGCDSIVNINLTFLQVSSFDLVQTLCQGESITVNGTTYDANLPSGTEILEGLSSNGCDSIVNVSLSFYSAFSASISGDANICSGASSTLTFNYSGVGSFSVQYAGENGTIQTINNITNGYTLDVSPASSTQYTIASITAIGATCPVLIGDGATVNVSQLEAQLIVEQEILCGGSADGSLSVAVNSGLPPYIYAWNTGANGPMISNLNAGTYSVEVTDAAGCSSTSSISLTAPNAILVDFNVNAPNCFEEQSGSIAVESIAGGDGQYEYSLDGNFFQAVPGLPIEITGLAPGNYTVFIQDGKDCLTATEITIPEIEALSVDLGPDQYIDLGTPVILTGIPNFNVDSLIWSPMDSLSNPASLTTLAQPVLSTTYTLMVFDENGCPAVDDILIIVNRDVPVFIPNVFSPNSDGINDVFTVFGGEGVSMINALKIFDRWGNAVFESGPFPPNDPIFGWNGKFNGQPMNPAVFVYYVEVEFVDGRRKILKGEVTLVK from the coding sequence ATGAATCTGCAAAAAATTTTCCTGTTCATTCCGGTTTTTGTTTTTTTGGCCGTTTCGCGCCCCGTTTTTGGCCAGTGTCCGACGATTGAGGCGATAATGGTGAATGGATGCGCAGCATTTGAATCTGATGGTGAATTTATGATTATAAATACCCAGGGAACAGGCATAAATGTGGATGACCTAACCGTTGATTTTTATTCCAATACAACAGATGTAAATGGAGATATTGGAACTACGGAATTTTGTCAGTTTATGACCCCGCCGCTCAACGCCGCCCTTGCCGGTTGTCCAAATGTAATTTCCGTGGGCCCTGGGGACTTCATCCCTCCCAATTCAATTGTTGTGATCATGACCAGTACCGGTGGAAATGCAAGTGAATACGACTGGACTCCTTTGTGCGGTTCCGGAGAAACCGTTTACCTGCTGCAGAATAATTGTGACCGTACCGCTGGTGCATTTAAAGACAGCAACGCTCCGGGAGAAACCAGAACAACGACCATTACCATTCCAGGATGCACAAATTCCTTAATCTATGAACCCGACGTGAATTCTGGCGCTGACGGTGACTACATCCTCCCTTGCACCCCAGGCCCTCTTTGCCCGGATGGTGTTGAATATGGCAACAACGGTTGTGTGGTGCCGCCTGTCACCGTTCCGTGTACGCCAAACGTCATCACCGATCTGCCCAATACCACACAATGTGATGCCTATGTATTACCAGCCATAACCGGGTCCAACCTGAGCGGCAATGAAGCCTATTATACGGGGCCGGGGGGCACCGGCACACAATACAATGCCGGAGCGACCATCAGTAGTTCCATTACGCTGTTTATGTATGACGCCACGTCCACTTGTAGTGATGAAGAGTCTTTTTCGATCACCATCAACAGTTCTCCTGTCGCCATTACCCCGACTTTATCCGTCAATATTTGTGTGACCATCATCCCTCCGGCCATTGTTTCGGAAAACATTAGCGCCGTGGAAAATGAGATCACCGGAGGAAACGGGGCTTTGAATGTGAATTGGTACACACAACCAAATGGAACAATTCCCATCAACTTTGCGAATGCCTTAGATGTACTGGATCTGCTTCCAAGTCCCGCCACCATTTACGCCACGGTGGATGACGGCACTTGTGAATCGGCACCTGTACCGGTTATCGCAAATCTTAGCACGCCCCCTGGGGCCACATCCGTCAGCACCACCGAATGCGACGAAGGCGGCGGGGTTGCCACCTTCGACCTGACGGCTTTGGAAAACAACATTGACGGCAATGGGAATACGGTAAACTTTTACACCAATATGGCCGCCACCAATCTTATTGCTAACCCGGGAAATTACTCCACCACGGCGACTACGGTTTATGCGGTGGTCACCAATAGTGGAGGGTGCACCTCCAACCCGGTGGCCGTAAATCTTAACGTTTCGCCCCCGCTCACGGCGGATATTTCGGTATCCCCTGCTACAGGATGTGGCTCGACTGATGTGACCGTTACTTTTGCCATTTCCGGCCCTTCCACCTATGATATTACAGTAAGTTATGGTAATGCCATGAGTGGATATACCAACCAGACCGTCAATGTCGGAAACGGGGGATCCTTTACCACTACCATCACCGAAACCTCAACATTCGTTATTGTAGCCGCAGCTTTCCCTGCCGGTGGATGTCCTTTTACTTTTCCGACCAGCCCCGATGAGGTAATGATTGATGCAGGGCCGGACATTGCCGCCATAAGTGATGTAAATTCCTGCGGAGGTTATACGCTCCCGGCCATTCCCTATAATTCCAATCCAACAGGCAACGGAGCCTACTATACCGGGCCCAATGCTACCGGCACCCAATACAATCCCGGGGCAGTCATCAATAATACAATACAGCTTTATGCCTTTGACGGCACACTTCCCGACTGTTTTGATGAAGTCCCTTTCACCATCACCATCACCCAACCACCGAGCCTGCAGCTTACGGGAACGGCGGAAGTATGTGCAGGAGGAAGTTTTGATCTCAGCAGTGTGGTAACGGATGCGGCCGGTTCCGGTATTCCCATTTCCTTCCACAGCAATACCCCTCCAAATGCCGGGAATCAACTCCCCTCCTCTACCGTTTCCCCGGCTGGCAATACAACTTATTATGCTTTCGCAGACGGGGGAACCGGCTGTCAATCCACCCTGGCGATTCCGGTCACCATATTGCCCCTGCCTGGTGCCAACCTTGCCGCCTTATCGGCATGTGACGAAGGAGGCAATACAGCCACTTTCAACCTGACGAGTTTAAATAATACGGTAAATGGAGGAACCGGTTTTTCAGTAACCTGGTTTCAGAACATGACCCTTTCCAACCCGATAAACAATCCTTCGGCTTTTTCGGGGCCGGCCACAACGGTTTATGCCAGTGTCAACAACGGTTCATGTAATTCACCTGCCGCTGCGGTATCGCTTACCGTTTTACCGGCCCCTGTAGCCAACCCCGCCGGGCCCCTTGAAGCCTGCGACAACGGAAGCGGACAAGCCACTTTTGATCTGACCCAATTAAACAATACCATAAACGGAGGATCAGGGGCCACTGTAAATTGGTTCTCCGATCCGGGAACAAACAATGCGATCGGCAATCCTGCCGCCTTCCTCAGCGGAGCGACTACCGTTTATGCCAATATTTTTGACGGGACCTGTACTTCAACGCCCCAACCTGTAACCCTTACCATCCTAAGCGCCCCTTCCGCATTCGATTACGTCATCGAGGCTTGTGGCGCGCCCAATGCTTTTTTTGACCTGACCACTTTTGCAGTGACCAACGCCGTGAACGGGGGAAGCGGGGCTACCGTAAACTGGTACACGAATCCAGCCGGTACCAATCCGCTTTTCGATCCCTCGAATTATGTAACCACCTTCACCACTATTGTTTATGCGACGGCCACACTCAATGGGTGTGTTTCCGCCACGGCTCAAGTCACCCTTTCCGTGACCCAGGCCCCCTCCGCTACGGCCGCAAGCCTGGCAGATTGCGATAACGGAAGCGGACAAGGAACGTTTAACCTTTACTCCCTGAATAATACAGTGAATAATGGTTCCGGTCTCATCGTAAACTATTACTCCGATGCCGCCGCGAACAACCTTATCAATAACGCGAACAACTACGTTTCGGGCAATGCTACCGTTTACGCCCAGGTGCAGGACGCCAATTGTCCGTCAGAAATTGTACCCATCACTTTAACCCTACAACCTGGTCCCACGGCCAATAACCAAAGCCTGTCTTCCTGCAATACGGGAAACGGTCTGGGCATTTTTGACCTGACCAGCATTGAATTTGGGGTGAGCAGCGGAACCGGAAATGTCAACTGGTACACCAGCTTAAACCCTTTGACTCCGGTATCGAATGACCAGGCCTACCTTTCCGGCAACGGCCAGGTATTCGCTGTTGTGGATAATGGCACTTGCTCCAACCAGGCAACCATCACACTTACCGTTACCCCAGGGCCGAATGTGTCCATCGTACTGGCTCAACCCGTTGACTGCTTTGGAGAAAGCAGCGCCGCCCTGGATGTGACCGTAACAAATGGCGTGCCCAGCTTCAACTTCGACTGGAATGTTGGCAGCCTTGACGGCACGGAAGATCCTTCCAACCTGGCAGCCGGCATTTACAACCTGACGGTAACCGATGGAAATGCCTGTATAGGAACAGCCGGCATCACCATTACGGAACCTAATGAACTCTCGGTAAGCTGTAATGAACTAGCTCCTGTTTCTGTCCCTGGTGGGAATGACGGCCAGGGCACAGTCAACATCACCGGCGGAACACTCCCCTACCTGATTGAATGGACAGGTCCCGTCGCCGGAAACCAGACCAGCAACGCCGAAGGTCAAAGCATCATTAACAACCTGGAAGCTGGAAATTATTCGATCACAATCACCGACGATAACGATTGTACCACCACTTGTAATTTCACCATTAACGAACCTGGGTGCGACCTTTCCCTCGACATAATGGGCATAAATCCGCTTTGTGCCGGTGACACTACCGGTATAATTGATCTTACCATTATCGGAGGAACATCGCCCTATGACATAAACTGGAGCGTGGATTCCCTCGACGGACTCGAAGACCTCGTCAACCTGCTGGCCGGAAACTACAGCGTTACCGTTACCGATGGCAACGGATGTACTGCCAATACTTCTGTCGTCATTTCAGCGCCGGCGGCTTTGATGATGAGTTGCAGTCAACAAAGTCCTGTCTCGGCCCCGGGCGGAAGTGATGGCGTGGCTTCAATCGACTTCTCCGGCGGCACGGCAGGATATACCATAGAATGGACAGGGCCCGTTTCCGGCAATCAGCCCGAAACCATGGCCGGATCAATCCAAATTAACGGACTGCCTACCGGCGATTATTCCATTACACTCACCGATGCCAATGGGTGTGCTACAAGCTGCGATTTTAGCATAAGCGAAATAAGCTGTGACCTTTCTCTCGACATCATGGGAATCGATCCGCTTTGCGCCGGTGATACCACTGGCATCGTCGATCTTACCATCATCGGAGGAACATCCCCCTACGACATCAACTGGAGCGTGGATTCCCTCGACGGACTGGAAGACCTCGTCAACCTGCTGGCCGGAAACTACAGCGTTACCGTTACTGACGGAAACGGATGTACCGCTGATACTTCGATTACCATTTCAGCACCGGAGGCTTTGGGGCTCAGTTGCAGCCAACAAAACCCTGTCACGGCGCCCGGCGGCACCGATGGCGTGGCTTCGATAGAATATTCGGGCGGTACGTCAGGTTACACCCTTGCGTGGAGCGGTCCCGTTTCCGGCAGTCAAAATGAAGCTATGGCGGGAATCGTGACCCTCAACGGACTTCCGGCGGGTAATTATGCCATTACCCTTACCGATGCCAATGGTTGCTCTGCCACTTGTGACTTTACCATAATAGAAACCAATTGCGACCTTGCTCTCGACATCATGGGCATAAATCCGCTTTGTGCGGGAGACACCACCGGTGTTGTTGATCTTACCATCATCGGAGGAACATCGCCTTATGACATAAACTGGAGTGTCGATTCTCTCGACGGGCTCGAAGACCTCGTCAACCTGCTTGCCGGAAATTACAGCGTCACTGTTACTGACGGAAACGGATGTACCGCCGATACTTCGATAGTGATTTCAGCGCCGGAGGTGTTGATGATCAGTTGCAGTGTGCAAACCCCGGTTTCAGCAACAGGTGCCAGCGACGGAGTGGCGATGGTGGATTTCTCCGGAGGTACGGAAGGTTATACCCTTGAGTGGAGTGGTCCTGTTTCCGGAAGCCAAAACGAGACCATGGCCGGATCGATCCAGATTAGCGGACTTTCTTCCGGGGATTATTCCATTACACTAACCGATGCCAATGGCTGCGCCACGACGTGTAACTTTACCATGAATGATCCCGGATGTAACATGGCATTACAGATCATGGGCTTTGATGCCAGCTGTCCGGGAGAAGCAGATGGTCGCATCGAGATGATCGTTTACGACGGAGCGCAACCACTGACTTTTGATTGGTCCGACAATACTCTTGACGGAATCGGGGAACCGTTTGATATTCCTGCGGGAGATTATATGGTTACGGTTACTGATGGCAACGGTTGCCAGGCCAGCACGAGCATTACCCTCGAAAATATATTCACTTCACCGACCATCAGTATTTCATCAGGTGGCAGTATTTGCGAGGGTGACTGTTATGAGTTTAGTGTCTCCATGACCGGCCAGGCACCTTATGTGGTCACCTACAATTTAAATGACGGGGTTAATAGTTCGCCATTTTCATTTACCACCCACAATCCGGATACCCTGATTCAGATATGCCCGGCTGATTTTAATTTAACCGGCACCCTAGTCGATTTCACCATTGAAAATATTGCGGACGCCAATTGTTCAAGTCAACCTGGTTTGATAGAAAGTATTATCATCCTTCTACAAACGAGCAGCGACTTTGTTGCCCAAATTTGTCCGGATGAAAGCATGACGATCAACGGAAATATTTATGATATCAACCACCCTTCAGGAACCGAAACGCTCATCGGGGCGAATGCCAATGGCTGCGATTCCATTGTCAATGTGAATCTCTCCTTTTTTACCCTGCCCGTTTTTGACCTGAACCAAACGCTTTGCGAAGGCGAATCCATTATCGTCAATGGCACGACTTACGATCAAAATTTACCCTCCGGAACAGAAACCCTGACCGGGCTTGCCGCAAACGGCTGTGATTCCATCATCAATGTGACCCTCCAGTTCATGGCTGCCCCGGTTTTTAACCTAAATCAAACCCTGTGCGAAGGCGAATCTTTAGTGGTCAATGGAACCACTTACGATCAAAATACGCCGACTGGTACAGAAACCCTGACCGGGCTTGCCGCCAACGGCTGTGATTCCATCATCAACGTGACCCTCAACTTTTTGACGGCGCCCGTTTTTGACCTGAACCAATCGCTTTGCGAAGGTGAATTCATTATCGTCAACGGCACCACTTACGATCAAAATTTGCCGGCCGGAACGGAAACCCTGCCTGGGCTTGCCGCCAATGGCTGTGATTCCATCATCAACGTGACCCTCAACTTTTTGACGGCGCCCGTTTTTGACCTGAACCAATCCCTTTGCGAAGGCGAATCCATTATCGTCAACGGCACGACTTACGATCAAAATTTGCCGGCCGGAACGGAAACCCTGCCTGGGCTTGCCGCGAATGGCTGTGATTCCATCATCAACGTGACCCTCAACTTTTTGACGGCGTCCGTTTTTGACCTGAACCAATCCCTTTGCGAAGGCGAATCCATTATCGTCAACGGCACGACTTACGATCAAAATTTGCCGGCCGGAACGGAAACCCTGCCTGGGCTTGCCGCGAATGGCTGTGATTCCATCATCAACGTGACCCTCAACTTTTTGACGGCGCCCGTTTTTGACCTGAACCAAACGCTTTGCGAAGGCGAATCCATTATCGTCAATGGCACGACTTACGATCAAAATACGCCATCAGGAACGGAAACCCTGACCGGGCTTGCCGCTAACGGCTGTGATTCCATTGTCAACATCAATCTTACCTTCCTGCAGGTTTCGTCCTTTGACCTGGTTCAAACCCTGTGCCAAGGAGAATCGATTACCGTGAATGGCACGACCTACGATGCAAACTTACCGTCAGGCACCGAAATCCTTGAAGGGCTTTCCTCCAACGGTTGTGATAGTATCGTCAATGTGAGTCTTTCCTTCTATTCGGCTTTTTCAGCTTCCATTTCAGGGGATGCCAATATTTGTTCCGGAGCATCCTCCACGTTGACTTTTAATTATAGCGGTGTGGGCTCCTTTTCCGTTCAGTATGCCGGAGAAAACGGCACGATTCAAACGATAAACAACATTACCAACGGCTACACGCTGGACGTATCGCCTGCCAGCTCGACACAATACACCATAGCGTCCATTACCGCCATCGGCGCTACATGCCCTGTTTTGATCGGGGATGGCGCTACGGTTAATGTGAGTCAACTGGAAGCCCAGCTCATTGTTGAGCAGGAAATTCTTTGTGGCGGTTCGGCTGACGGTAGTTTAAGCGTGGCGGTCAATTCAGGGCTGCCGCCCTATATTTATGCCTGGAATACAGGAGCCAATGGGCCAATGATCAGTAATTTAAATGCAGGAACCTACTCCGTTGAGGTGACGGATGCGGCAGGATGCAGTTCCACTTCCAGCATTTCATTAACGGCCCCCAATGCCATTTTAGTTGATTTCAATGTGAATGCTCCCAATTGTTTTGAGGAACAAAGCGGCAGCATTGCTGTGGAATCAATTGCTGGTGGCGATGGTCAATATGAATATTCTCTTGACGGTAATTTTTTCCAGGCGGTACCTGGTTTGCCCATTGAAATTACAGGTTTGGCCCCGGGAAATTATACTGTTTTCATCCAGGACGGGAAAGATTGTTTGACCGCAACGGAAATTACCATTCCTGAGATTGAGGCCCTTTCGGTGGATTTAGGCCCGGACCAATATATTGATCTCGGCACCCCGGTTATCCTGACAGGAATTCCAAATTTCAATGTGGATTCACTGATTTGGTCTCCAATGGATTCATTGTCCAATCCGGCGTCCCTTACCACTTTGGCCCAACCGGTGTTGAGTACCACCTACACTTTAATGGTATTTGATGAAAATGGTTGCCCTGCCGTTGATGATATTCTGATTATCGTAAACCGGGATGTTCCGGTCTTCATCCCGAACGTTTTCAGTCCCAACAGCGATGGCATTAATGATGTCTTCACGGTATTTGGCGGAGAGGGCGTCAGTATGATCAATGCACTCAAAATATTTGACCGTTGGGGAAATGCCGTTTTTGAAAGCGGGCCTTTCCCGCCCAATGATCCAATATTCGGATGGAACGGAAAGTTCAACGGACAACCGATGAACCCGGCTGTTTTTGTATATTATGTGGAAGTTGAATTTGTCGATGGCAGAAGGAAGATACTAAAAGGGGAGGTTACGCTGGTGAAGTAG
- a CDS encoding carboxypeptidase-like regulatory domain-containing protein: MKRITYFFLIPGIMLFSIIANAQSTIRGSIRNEQGTPLEFASIFIKETGKGAIANIEGDYEIRLSPGQYTLVFQYLGYSTGIREINAQPGAQNLDVVLNKQAYELQEVEIVAGEEDPAYTVMRKAIAKADYHRNQLDAYETTVYIKGSGRLKQAPSLFRSQIEKEGLDSTTAFVTESVSRIEFQRPNKYKETVISIRTQGDDNNTSPNSYFRGSFYDDDNDGNISPLSRKAFAYYKFKLEGYFEDRGYNVNKIKVTPRSRGENVFEGYIYILEDYWSIHSLNLVSYYLGFENRIEQIYAPIQENVWMPVSFKFKVSGKILGFGFEYQYLATADDYKIKLNPDLDVEFRVIDEKLEKELAAQLDNTNSDKNASINEKLKLGEELTRKDLRKLMKEYEKEEQKQQEEPEVISERDFTIDSTAYKKDSSYWAVVRPIPLTKYEVKGYARVDSLSTVEKEEKEGKSKSGFSFGDIFMGYKFKTGAETSFRYSSILMGIQFNPVEGFSLHEDLTFTKRKENSRFEIEVTPRYAFARNKFSGTASIRTLSNNNVLDGHRIEVTGGRYIFQYNENKPINEFLSMWENLFYERNYIRLYEKDFVKVLGQKTVGKWKLNGSLEWAERYNLQNNTHQTWVKHDSRNYASNYPINDEVTVPLAGAETAFIATLGFEVRPWQKYRINNGKKQIADKTSPMFRAEYKTGWPIVFLNTTASFSQLDFTYKQKINLGARSNIDVRLNAGFFIDSKTMAFTDFKHFAGNQLRYTTADPVESFRLLDYYQHSTRDKYLAANVHYGFRKFLVTQIPAVWMLGMRENLFVNYLSTPTSKNYVEMGYSLDKIWRFFRLEAVVSFQDGKYKDFGVLIGISTELVGGSSDNGDGQQFSMSF, encoded by the coding sequence ATGAAAAGAATCACTTACTTTTTTTTGATCCCGGGCATTATGCTTTTTTCTATCATTGCAAATGCTCAAAGTACCATTAGGGGAAGCATCCGGAATGAACAGGGAACCCCGCTTGAATTTGCCTCCATTTTTATCAAAGAAACAGGAAAAGGAGCCATTGCCAACATTGAAGGGGATTATGAAATCCGGTTATCTCCCGGCCAATACACCCTTGTTTTCCAATATTTGGGTTATTCCACGGGAATCCGCGAGATTAATGCCCAACCCGGCGCTCAAAATCTCGATGTTGTCTTGAATAAACAGGCGTATGAATTGCAGGAGGTGGAGATCGTCGCCGGCGAGGAAGATCCTGCCTATACTGTGATGCGCAAGGCCATCGCCAAAGCCGATTACCACCGCAATCAGCTCGATGCTTATGAAACGACGGTTTATATCAAGGGATCCGGAAGACTGAAACAAGCGCCTTCCCTCTTCAGGTCGCAGATTGAGAAGGAAGGCCTTGATTCGACTACGGCTTTTGTCACGGAATCTGTCAGTCGCATCGAATTTCAGCGACCCAATAAATACAAGGAGACGGTCATTTCCATACGCACCCAGGGCGATGACAACAATACCAGCCCTAATAGTTATTTCCGTGGTAGTTTTTATGACGACGACAACGATGGCAACATCTCTCCACTTTCCCGAAAGGCATTTGCCTATTATAAATTTAAGCTGGAAGGATATTTTGAGGATCGCGGTTATAATGTGAACAAGATCAAGGTTACTCCTCGTTCGAGAGGAGAGAATGTGTTCGAAGGATACATTTATATCCTGGAGGATTATTGGAGCATTCATAGCCTGAACCTGGTGTCATACTACCTGGGTTTTGAGAACAGGATCGAGCAAATTTATGCGCCTATTCAGGAAAATGTATGGATGCCTGTGAGCTTTAAATTCAAAGTTTCGGGAAAAATACTGGGGTTTGGATTCGAATACCAATACCTCGCCACCGCCGACGATTACAAAATAAAGCTGAATCCTGACCTGGATGTTGAATTCAGAGTGATCGATGAAAAGCTGGAAAAAGAACTGGCGGCCCAGTTGGACAACACCAACAGCGACAAAAATGCCTCCATCAACGAAAAATTAAAATTGGGAGAAGAGCTGACACGGAAAGATTTGCGCAAGCTCATGAAGGAATATGAAAAGGAGGAACAAAAACAGCAGGAAGAACCGGAGGTGATCTCAGAACGTGATTTTACCATTGACTCAACCGCCTATAAAAAAGATTCTTCCTACTGGGCGGTGGTGCGCCCCATTCCATTGACAAAATACGAAGTCAAAGGATATGCGCGGGTGGACAGTCTATCCACCGTAGAGAAAGAGGAGAAGGAAGGGAAATCAAAAAGCGGCTTTTCCTTTGGCGATATTTTTATGGGCTACAAATTCAAAACAGGGGCGGAAACTTCTTTTCGCTATTCTTCCATTCTTATGGGCATTCAGTTTAACCCGGTGGAAGGATTCAGCCTTCATGAAGACCTGACTTTTACCAAGCGAAAGGAAAATAGTCGTTTTGAGATTGAGGTTACGCCCCGCTACGCTTTTGCCAGGAATAAATTCTCCGGCACCGCCAGCATCCGAACCTTGTCGAATAATAATGTCCTGGATGGACACCGTATTGAAGTGACAGGCGGTCGTTATATTTTTCAATACAATGAAAACAAGCCGATCAATGAATTTTTGAGCATGTGGGAGAATCTTTTTTATGAGCGAAATTATATCCGGCTTTATGAAAAGGATTTTGTAAAAGTGTTGGGTCAAAAAACGGTCGGGAAGTGGAAATTAAATGGAAGCCTGGAATGGGCAGAGCGTTATAACCTCCAAAATAATACCCACCAGACCTGGGTCAAACATGACAGCCGGAATTACGCCTCCAACTATCCCATTAATGATGAGGTAACGGTTCCACTGGCTGGGGCAGAAACGGCGTTTATCGCCACCCTTGGTTTTGAGGTGCGTCCCTGGCAAAAATACAGGATTAACAACGGGAAGAAACAAATAGCGGATAAAACTTCCCCCATGTTCAGGGCGGAATATAAAACAGGATGGCCCATCGTCTTCTTAAATACTACGGCTTCGTTCAGTCAGCTGGATTTTACCTATAAACAAAAAATCAACCTGGGCGCCCGCTCCAATATTGACGTGAGGTTGAATGCCGGGTTTTTTATCGACAGCAAAACCATGGCCTTTACGGATTTCAAACATTTTGCCGGCAACCAGTTGAGGTACACCACCGCTGATCCTGTTGAGAGTTTCCGGTTGCTGGATTATTATCAGCACAGCACCCGGGATAAATACCTTGCCGCCAATGTGCATTACGGGTTCCGGAAATTTCTGGTGACCCAGATCCCGGCGGTTTGGATGCTGGGCATGCGGGAGAACTTGTTTGTGAATTACCTGAGCACTCCCACTTCCAAAAATTATGTTGAAATGGGCTATTCGCTGGATAAGATATGGCGGTTTTTCCGACTGGAAGCCGTGGTTTCTTTCCAGGATGGAAAGTACAAGGATTTCGGTGTCCTGATCGGTATTTCCACCGAACTGGTCGGCGGTTCTTCAGATAATGGCGACGGACAACAATTTTCGATGAGTTTTTAG